GTTATATACACACCGTACAGCTATGAGGCGCTACTGAACGATTCTAGCTATTTCAGACAGAGAGAAATagtctctctttctttctcataCATCATCGCAAAGAGTGACTCGGAAGTGCATGCTGTCTGAGCATGGATAGAGGGACACGATAATATATACAGGAATGTTTGTGCAGGGCACTTAATTCACTGAGGTCATCTTGTAGAATGAGAACGACCAGCAGATAATTAGAATGAATATTGGCACAAAAAATCACACTTCGTAATTTTCCTGATCCACTACTCATGTAACTTTTCAATGCGTCAGCTTACCATTGACAGTATAGAGGGCCCTATCATCGGCTGATCCGCATCGCGTCATTTCAGTCCGCCAGGATCCAAGCTACGAACTCGCATTACATTAATATGTGGGCGTTTACCCACTCTTCTAGACCAGTCACCGCCTGCAATCGCTGTTGTGTTCCTTcatgaactcagaaaattacgTCTTCAAATCTGGGTAATTAAAAACAATTGGGGCACTACCATAACGCTAATTTAAAATGAGAGAAAACGCGACTATTTGTGTTCTTTGTTCGTTGGTGAATGTCGAGGTAACAATGTACAACGAAACAACATAAGTAGTCTGCCATATTACTGTTAATGTTGCCATCGGCACTTCTCTCTCTAAAGCTGCCTATTTTCCTCGAGACACTTAATGTAACAACACCTCTACCGATATGATCACGAGGTTGTACAATATCCGCGAATCCACTTCAAATGTTAATTTTCCGAACATTTGGCTCACATAACCGTTCTATCACTTTTTCTCTTCCAGCTGCCATACGATATTGCCGATTTGCCTGCATCTTTGGGGCCATAGTAGCTCTGGGGGCGCTGGTTGTCCCCATTATCGTCTGCCAAAAGAAAAAATGGATCAGAGCATTGAACGTTGCATCAGTCCTTATCATGGCATGTGGTACGTATGTCATTTTGCTCTCGAATATTCATTTGCTTGAATTAATATGACTCAATATTAGACACGATAAAACGACAACTATGAATAAATGAGAACAAGTTCAAGCTATAAATATGCTTTATCTTATCAGCGCCCTCCTCATTTTGAGACCCTCAAGTTCGCGTCATATCTTATTTCTTCTTTTGAGTCACACAGTGTGATCAAAGTTTTCTCCAAGGCAAAGAGCTTTCAAACAAATGGCTTGCGAATGGTTCACAAGATTGTGCCTGCCAGTATCTCAGTCCGTGTACTTTTCTTTGGCTTTGCAACGAATGCAGTTTACAAAGAATATATCAGATTTTCAACGAGTAAGAttctggcaatttttttcaagcaGTATATTGCGAACAATTTACACATCAGTTTGAACCGCTCTCCCAAATCTCGCAGGACCGATGGGTTTCAACAACATTGTTTGAACTTCTGGTCTGGTTATAATCACCGAAGTACGCAAACCTTGACCAGAACAATGGAGGCAACACACCTCCCTGGGTTCAATCTCCATGGCTCAACTGTGCCAGTGCAGTTAACACACATAATCGTTACGAAAAAGTTATGTTTCGATTTGGTAGACACTATAACAAAATCTATTCAGGGAATCATTCTGGATCAGGAAGTTGGACACGATATTAAAAGAGAAAACAATAAACTTACCACAGAGGGCACACTAACGAATCGTTACTGCTCTTAGTTACATAATGGCTCTATTGGCATGCATGAAAGGCAAAGGAACTGAAATATCGCTACCTTAAATAGGTTATGTCTGGTGCTGAGGGGTCAAACTGAATGatatgaaatgcattgtgggtacaATACTCGACATCTGACCACagctaaattttgagatagtGATCTCATAAATACTTTATACTCAAATGTAAccgctgacgcacaagaaattTCTGTTTGATCGTGAACTCGCGAAACCAATTCATAGTCTCCTCTTTTTAAGCATTTCTTGTATTAAATTCCTGTATAACGTAAACGTTTATTTTTGCTTCTGAACTCTCATGTGTTTTACCACCGATTTTAGCTGTAGAAACCAGCCGTGTTGAAAATATGGTCGACCGGCTGATACTTTTATGACTCACTTAGGTGGCAAAATCGTATTTAAGTTACCGAGAATTGACAGTTATCAATTGGAAATTAGTGACTGACGTGGACCTATTAAGGAAGAAGGGCTCAGTCCCTTTGGAATATCTAGGGTATTACTTGCTGGAACATATATTACATTAATTTCATGCGTTAGACTATTGTAATCTTGCCATAACATTTCTGAGAATGAAAAccttttctttgtgtatttgttTGCTATTTATGCATACCTTTTTAACATTCATTGCTCCTGCAGGTGTGAACATGCTGTGCGCGACGATCTGGTACGCCTTAAAAATACGTGACTCAGAGAACGAACTCAGATACGGATACTCGCTCATTCTTGCCTGGGGGTCGATTCCCTTCTACATCGTTGGCGGCGTTATGCTGATACTCGGCTTCAAAGATGACGAACCGAAGGACTACATGGCCTCATCTGGAGCAGTCTAGCGCTGTTCTTGATCAACAGTAGTATTAACGAACTATTACCGGATTAACCAGAACTAACAAGACATTATTTAGTGGGTTGAGCTCGTTGTCTCTTATACTTGATGGTGTACAAAATAATTGGACCAAACggatttttatttaaatttgttgTATGAAAATCCTATTCATTAATTTGTTGCTCAAAGTCGAGAGTGATTTGAATAAAACGTGATAGGCATGCGCTGCCAGTGTAGGATATCGCTCAGCGAAACGACATCACTTTTACGTCATCATAGGGCAACGGGCAATCTGTCTCTGGGAACTGTAGACTGGAAACGCCATAGTCTGAGAAATCACGCCGCATCTTCAACGTCGCCGGAAGCGGTGAAGTTGCTGCTTTCTCTGCGGCTTCATCACGACATACTCGACACACTGCAGCCAATGGCAGTACCCTCACGTTGTGAAAGTGGCAGGCGGGTGTGGTGTTCCACCAAGAAGCCTCAATCGCCCTTAATTGTAAACCTTCAAGCGAAAATGCCATGCTTCACAGAGCAAGCAACAGAGCAAGCAACAGCATAACTATATTGTATGACAAGATGACACTGTCTTCACCTAAAATGTTAACTTATTTTGGAAACAAAAGGACGTAAACTTCTCTAAATGTATCTTTGCACTATTCAAGAATTATATTTGATCATTTGATGGGACTGTAGTCATACTACAACGTTCTCTCGATAACGTATGGCCAATTTCAGGTTTTATCAGGGATcatatattaaaggtatacagtcacctgtaatctaaatatgcccatatatggtcaaaggggcgttccttggtattcaaaatgcccatgtgagggcgctgttttttaaaagcggccacccgcttaaaatctgtgattggttagattttctctttccatggtaactgtggtaaaaattggaacaggtggcaGCATACCTTTAAGGTATACACCAAATATTTAACCAAAGGGTTCATTGAAAAATTCGATACTTTTTACAAGAAGATGTATATGTTGAAATCTTCGTCGAGCTAGAAAACACATATACGAAGATATTAAGCGAATACAAGTCAAGATAAccttattttcaatatatctaGCATACTAATGAACTATATTAGAGGATGCGGCAGTTAAAGTTCACGCCAGTCTAATGTGCCTAAtcattcattatatattgaaagtGGCATActcttgcatattttattttttatagtgTTGTAATACCACGATGCCATCTTTATTTAGTTGTTGATATTCATTtgcgttttatttttttttaattttctgtcaaCAAGATCAGTATTGTCAAAATAGCCTCTGCTGTGTATTTCAAGCGGCCGTTGAAAGAAATCTGAAACGTGATTTTAAAGAACAATAATATTtagatttataattttggaatagattttcaataaagtttAACCCGTGAGGAAAACCGCGCTGGTTTGAAATATGTTTCGACAAACCCGACAATAGTTGATTGACTTTAACTTACAGCCATGGGTGCCCTGAAAGGCCGCTAAATTGTCCGAAAGGACGTTGGTACAACTCCTGCATATTTCGCGCTTGgtcgtgattttttttctgtcgatCGGATGAGGGCCAGTTTGACCACAATCCTTTTAGTGTTATTAAATGTTTACTGTGGGTATTATTGTCTCGAGGTCACGTGCCCATTGTGAGTTGTCTCTGGGACAGCCTGGCGTGATCAAAAATTCATTTATGAATGCGACCTATCTTTGGCAATGCGCCCCTGGGAGAGATATTGGAACTATTGGATTGAAATGGGTACAATGTCGAttctgaattttaaatatcagtcaaatttacattttgtttctctagtgccgaATTTTGAATAGTGACCCCTTATTTCATCCTTTGGTTTGAAATAAAACGAATCAAAGGTTTCTCATGGAAATTTTGAGCGAACCTCCGTGTCAAGGCGAGCACTACCTTAAAGGACAAGCATCGTCCTCAATCCAAGTTTGTGATTTGTTAACTTGAGAATGTGATAAACGCGATGATATATTCTCTGttgtcatatcatgaaacaTGTAACTGGGGTGAACGCAGTACGGGGGAGTTGCACCAGGAATGGCAGAAACTCACCACTGCAcagacttaaggtagaacgcacctcggggacagacattcggactctcaaacttttacaattctcttctgatataccacatgtgggggttcattttaaagctcttggtgaaagaaaacttttcaccggcttagtttttcgaaattcgaaaattttcatttttctccatagagttaacacagggatggcggccattttgaatttctaatatcggtaatcttgagtaatttgtttctctagtaccaaaatttgctcggtgaccccctatttttattcttgattttgaaagagaatgattgaaagattccttgaggaaggttagagcaaaagtttaagtctttcactttcgaggtgcatactaccttaaaggcaaCACGTTCGATCGCTACGAAAACCTGTCCagggctgccaaatttcaaatacgtttgtatgaaatagaagaGAGACAAGAGAAACTGATGCGAATGAACCAAGTCTagttggattttcatatttttcaaatttctcaaaagttttagttgccttatagctgaatgtcacaatattacaaattactcataaaaacaagcgtgtaacttgaaaagaaaagcagatgagataacatttgaagattttgaagacattacttcaccatcaaattatcccaaattagttcaaatcgtgttaaaaGTAGAATTCTAAAAGAGGAGATGTAGCAAAACCCCCTGCATTTCGGTGAACACTAAATTTGAGTTCGATATCAGCACGCGTGTTAAACAATGATGCTCCTgctgatgatcatgatgatgatgaagattacGGCGGCGAAGACAATGACGACAGTGCCGATTGTAATGATGTCGATGACGTTGAATGAGGACGACAGGACAAAGATGACGATAGCAATGAGGGAAGGATCAGGAACACATTAGgtatatttcaatatcattttACCTGATTCATGGGAAAAGACAAGGCATTGGTGACTGCATTCAATAATATTAATTTATGGAATAACGAAGTGATTATTTAAAATCTCACCGACGAAGACCTTTTGTTCAATTTCCGTTTACTCTTGTGACAGCTAAAAAAGCATTGCAACACTGTTTGCCTGTGACGGTTGCTCTTGGTAGCTGCTATGCTATGAAGCAAATTACATCGAACTGCTTACAGTGTGAAAAGAATGAATCCCATTTCGATTTTGCAAATCACATTACGCAGCATATGGTGACACTTGTGGTCAATAATTTATGCACGGTTCTTCATATGGTAATTTCGTCTGGCTTTTACTCAACACATTGGTATGAGTAC
This genomic window from Ptychodera flava strain L36383 chromosome 10, AS_Pfla_20210202, whole genome shotgun sequence contains:
- the LOC139142322 gene encoding uncharacterized protein encodes the protein MPSKLKTFCGFVSVLVAIAATVVACATPTWEYNRAYGLTTVSGLWTTCAEYEDQNWTNKLCNNIGITKVDAAIRYCRFACIFGAIVALGALVVPIIVCQKKKWIRALNVASVLIMACGVNMLCATIWYALKIRDSENELRYGYSLILAWGSIPFYIVGGVMLILGFKDDEPKDYMASSGAV